In Seonamhaeicola sp. S2-3, the genomic window GATTATGCTATGATTAATTTATCTGGTAGTAATTCAGCAGCCATTAGTGGAGGTGATATGCCTAATGATTACATTCCTTCGGGTCAAGGTTTTTTTGTTGAAATGTCAGATGATGTAACTCCAACCGGTGGTGCAGATCCTATTTTTTCAGCAACAGTTACTTTTAATAATGATATGCGAAGAGCAGATGGAACTAGTAATTCTCAGTTCTTTAAAAATTCAGTTAAAAAAAGTAATAAGCGTATAGATAAACAAAGGTTATGGGTGAATTTAACCTCAGATAATGGGGTGTTTAACCAAATACTTATTGCTTATGTTGATGGAGCAACTAATCAAGATGATGGGGTGTCTTACGATGCTAGAAGAATTAATAATGGAAATGCCAGTATTCTTTATTCAATTATAGAGGGGTCTGACAAAAAATTTGCCATTCAAGGTAAAGCTGCCAGCAGTTTAAATGAAGAAGAAACCATAGCATTAGGCTTTAAAACTAATATTGATGTGCCTACATTATACACGATGTCTTTAGCAGACATACAAGGCGACTTTTTAAGTGGTAGCCCGGTATATCTTAAAGACAATTTACTAAATAAAGTGCATGATTTATCGGTTTCAGATTATACGTTTACCTCAGAAGTTGGCGAGTTTAATGAGCGTTTTGTTATAGGGTTTAGCAATAGCACTTTATCTACAGACACTGCACTTACTGAGGCAGGTAGTTTAAAAATTGTGGCTTTAGATAGTGATTATGTTCAGTTTAGTACGTCTAATGATTTACAAATAAAATCGGTTGCTATTTACGATCTTTTAGGAAGAGCGCTTTACAATTTTAAAGGTAGTAACAGTTCTGAAACCTATAAGTTATCTAATTTAAAAAGCCCTGTTTTTCTTGCTAAGGTAGAACTTTCAAACGGAGCAGTAATAAGTAAAAAGGCGGTTAAGAAGTAGTTTTTTGTTGCGTTGATACAGGACTAGGCAAACTTTCTAACAAAATAAACAGATTGCTTCACTACGTTCGCAATCACGTTATAAACTATATTTTAAAGCTATAATAAAGTTTCTGCCAGGTGCTGCAATGCCAGATGAATAGGTTTTATAGCGTTGGTCTGTAATGTTTTCTAAACTAGCAGTAAGTATAGTACTTTGTGTTAGTTGGTATTGGGTTCTTAGATTGAAGGTGTACCATGACGGGCTATATGGATTACCGTTTGCATTGAGTGCGTAAATGTAATCTTTTTCTATTTCAGAAGGTGCTAATTGGTTAAATGATAATTCGCCATTGTAATTGGCAAACAAATCAATTTTAAAATCGTTTCCATCCCATACTAAATGGGTATTACCAAAACTAGGAGCTACATGTCTTACAGGTACTTCAATACCTTCATCTTCTTCGGTTCCGCCAATAACACTGTATTGCGAGCTTAGGGTTACATGATTGCTAATAGCCATTTTTATACCAGCTTCAAAACCATAAATCCAAGCTTTAGAGGCATTTTGAATGGCTTGTACATTACTTAGCTCGCCATCATACATAATCTCACTTTCGCCATTTAGGGTGTAATCTCGTCTTACCAAGGCGTTGTCTAAATAAGTGTAATAGGTGCTTACATCTAACACTAGTTTTTTATTAAAGTCTAGTTTTAGTCCTAATTCGCCACCATAGGCATATTCTGGTTTTAAGTTATCATTTGGTACAACAACAGAACCAGGTTCAGAGTCAAATACTTTACCAATATCATCAATATTAGGTGCTCTAAACGCCGATGAAGCATTTAATTTCCATTGAATGGTTTTGTTAGGAGACCAACTTATACCTGCTGTTCCTGTTAAGGCACTAGCATTGTTTTTTGAGGTGTTAAAAGGCAGGTTTAGGTACACGTTATTTTCTTCAAAATTGGCTTTAGACAAGATGTGATTAAACCTTAAACCCGATTGTAATACAAATTTAGAATTAGGTTTATATTTTATACTTGAATAAACCGCTGCCGATTGCCAACTAGCACCATTAGGATATCTTGAAACGGTTGGAGCTACTGTATTGGTAGTGATGTTTTCTTCGGTACCGTTAGACATTACTTTGTTATACACGTATTCTAAGCCATAAAAAAATTGTGTTTTTGGGCTTACTGTTTTTTCTAAATCGAGGTTAAAGGAGTAGGCATCTACGGCTTCTTTTCTAACATTTCTTGTATCTGATTGAAAATCGCGGTCTTTTCTACTTTCTTTAAAGTTTTGATAGGCAAGTGTGGCTTTAATTTTATCGTATAAATTAGAACGACTGCTTAGTTTGGTGATTTGCAGATTAGACATAAACCATTGTTGCGGACCGTAGTTCCACTCGGCAGAACGCAGGGTGCCATTTTTATATCTAATTAACCTATCATACCTAGGAATATCTGAGGTTGTGGTGTAATGTAAACCTAAATCAAAACTTAAATTTTGATACGGTTGAAACTTAACTTTTTGCATGAGATTAAGCTGGTTATAGCCCGAGTATTTTTGAATTAAATTATTACTGTTTTCAATAATTTCATCGCCAGCACTAGTTGTTAAAACAAATTCTGGTCTTAAATAATCATCGGGTCCGTGACTCCCCATTTTTAAATCATCAAATTCTGTATAGCTAGCATTGGTAGCAAAAGCCCATTTGCGGTAGCCTAAATTAAAATCAAAATGTCCTGTTTTTTCATTGCTAGCAGTGGCGTATCTTAAAATAGCATTAGATTGAAAGTGTAACGAATCGTTTTTAGAAAGCTGTGGTTTTTGGGTGTAAAAACTCATAACGCCCCCAATAGCATCGCTACCATAAATTACAGCACCTGCGCCTAAAGTGACTTCGGTATTTTGAACTGAAAACGGATCAATGCTAATTACGTTGTGTAAATTGCCACCTCTAAATATGGCATTATTCATTCTTACTCCATCTACGGTAATAAGTAGGCGATTTGTAGAAAATCCGCGTATCATGGGGCTACCACCACCTAATTGACTTTTTTGAATGTAAACTTGCCCTGTTGTTTCTAATAAATCGGCACTGGTTTGTGGGTTTGAAAACTGAATGTTTTGAGTATTAACACTTACAATTTTTTGAGGAATATCTCTTTTACTTTGCTCAAATTTTGAAGCAGAAATTACAATCTCCTCTAAGCCTTGTGTATTAGATTCTAATAGTACCGTTTTGGTACTACCCAATTGTTGTTTGGTAAGTTTTTTTAATATGTGAGATAAGTGTTTAAAGTAAATATACTCGGTATCTGAGAACTCGCTAATATCTGCTTCTCCTCTAAAATTAGTGATGGTGCTTTTAGATTTATCTACGTTGTAAATGGCAACACCAAAAATGGGTTCTTTAGTATTGTTATTTATAACTTTAATATTTTGAGCTTGTGTATTTAAAAAAGCTATTAAAAAGAGAGAAAGCGTGTAAAAAAACTTCATGTTTTAGTTAAAAACTTGATTAAATATTTGTAGAGATTTTGGTTGTTTAAAATTACCCAAATGTAGTTCAAAATAAAGCAACATCATATTTAAAAAAGATTGTCTTTGTTTAGAACTCATTTTAATTCTAGAAACATCATCAAATTTTGTGCCTAACAGCAGTTTTAGGCGTGTTAAATTTTGGTCTTCAATGCAGTATTTATTGGTTTTAGTTTGACTAAACTTACCTTCTGCCAAATTAAAGTATGGTTTTTCAGTTTGTGTGGTATCTGGGTAAAAGCCTAAATATTTTGTAAGGTTTAGTAAAAACAGGAGGTGGAAGTTAGCATATTCGGTTTGTTGGTCTAGCCAAAGTAGCGTGGTTTCTATATAACTAAATAAGGATTGGTTTTGTTCTTCTTCTTGTAAAGTGTTTGCTAGTATTTCTGCTAAAAACATTACAATGGCACTTTTTAAAATATTTGATTGTAAAGTGTTATAAACTTGGTTTAATTTAACTTCTTTAATGGTTTGTAGCGATCTGTTTTCTCTGTATTGAATAACAAGTTGTAATTGAGATAGGGGTTGAAAATACGCTACTTTTTTATTGTTTTTTTTACTTTTTAAAACGCCTTTTAATATAAAGCTAATAACACCTAATTGTTCTGTGTAGCACTTAACAATAAGATCGTAATCTTTGTATTTAATTTTAGATAAAACAATGGCTTTAGTGGTAATGAGCATTATCTAATAACCATTAGTTTTATAACCTTAGTTTCGTAAGTGTCTAAATCTGAAAGCATAATTAAGTACACTCCAGAAGCTACCACGTTATTTGCAAGGTTTTTACCATTCCAATAGGCGGTACCCCCATCAATTTCTAAATTATAGCCGCTATATCTTTGGTTGATGTTTGATTGGGCTTCGGCTACTAAATTACCTTCAATATCGGTTATTTTAATATTTACATTTTCTGAAATGTCTTTAATTTTAACCCTTTCATCTGCAATATTAAAGTTTGGTCTTACAGGATTGGGGTAGGCATATGCATTAGTTAAATTTTCTAATGTGCTAGATCCGCCAGCTTTATAAGAAACTAATCCCCTGTTTGTGGCAATGTAAACAATACCATTATTGGTGTCTAAAGAAACATCGTTAATAGTGTTTGATGGTAGTGGTGAGTTGTCTTCTGTGAAATGATAAATAGTTGTTTGACCATCTGATGAGAAATAGAATAAACCAGAGTCTGCTGTTCCAATCCATTTGTTGTTAGAGCCATCTACTTCAATGTCTGTAACAAATTGCTGAAAAAGGAGTTCTTTAGCAATACCATCTTCTTCAATTATTATTTCTTCCACCTGCACATCATCATCTTCAAAGAAATTAGAGGTGTTGTATAAAACTCTTAGACCTTTTAAAGTACCTATCCATAATTGATTTTGTTTGTCTATAGCAAGTGACCTTACATCTCTTGATGGAAAATTTTTGTCTTCTCCAACAATGTTTTTTAAATTACCGTTATCATTAAAACCAATAACCCCATGATATTGACTAGATATCCATTTAACGTTATTATTGTCTACAACAATATCAATAAATCCAGAATCATCGTTTAAAGGGTCTGAAATAATACTTGAGAAACTATAAGAATTCCATTGATTTGTTGATGGGTTATATGATTTTAATGGGCTCTCTACTCTAGAATTCATTAGCCATAGTGTACCATTTTGATCAAATGTAGAAGCTGCTATTCTTATATCTCCTGTGTGACTTGGATCGCTTGGAATAATTAAGTCTTCTAAAGAACTATTGGATTCATTAAATAAGTTTGTTGCAATTTCATCATTGATTTCTAATAACCCATCAAAGAATGAACTAATGAAAATTTGGTTGTTACTGTATGGGTTAATAGATATATTATTTAAACATCTAGCTTGAAAATTTAACTCTGTGTATTTAGTGTTTATCCATTCTTCTCCATTTAAATGACTTATACCTCTGCTGTTTAACGGATAGGGATTTAATTGAGATGTATATTCACCAAAAGTAACCCATACGCCATTTGACTCTGCTTCTATAGAAAAAGGGATATTCAATAGAGGGCCATTAGGATGAATTTCTTCTAAAGAAATTGAGTTGCTTATGCTTGTTTTTAAAACACCAAAATCTGTTGTGCCAATATAAATGTTATTGTTGTTTATTATAGCCGAGGTGTATGTTGTATCAAAATCTGTTTCAATGTTAATTTGAGAAATTGTGTTGAAACTTTCATCATAAACAAATACATTGTTTTGAGTAGTAATCACTAAATATTCGGCGTTAGACTTTATATCTAATGGCAAGTTATTGTATGTAAACCGTTCATTTAGATTGTCATTTATTATTTCATAGATTTTTCTGTTAGAAGCAATGGTATAAAGTTTTGAATTATGCTTTTCTATGAGATTGTATGACCCCGTAGTAATGGTTTCCCAATTTTCAAAATCAATTAAGTTAGGGTCTGAAACTAGCGCTTTTTTAATACCATTTCCGTCTGAACAAACGGCATAGATATAATCATCTAATACGGCAGTTTCATTTACTTGAATTTGCTCTCCTGTGTTACCAATAAAATAAGTGTCTCCAAATTCAAGTCTTTCTAAATTATAAACAGATATACCATAATTAGTTGCTATATAAATATAGTTTTGATACTCATTAATATGGTTTATTGATTTATTAGTGGGAGTAATAGTAGACTTTTCAATAATATCAACTACAGTTAATACGTTTTCATTGTCTTCAAAAACAATTTCTAACAACCCATTTTCATAACCAACAATTAACAGTTGATATGTTTCGCTATAATAAATAGTTGAAATAGTTTCTCCTGATAACCCGTTTATAGTATTGAATTCTCTAATTTCATTAGTTTGCAGGTCATAGCTAAATATAGCATTTTCAGAAGCGGCATAAATTTTACTCTCTGTTTGAACAACTTCTTTTATATTATAATAGGAAAAATGCCCTCGCCACGAACTAGAAAAATCTTGCGAAAAAGACAGTAATGAAATTAAGGTTATTAATAAGGTAATACAACTTTTGTGCATGAGCATTATATAAAGTTCAAATATATTTATAACTAACGATTTTTACTTCAAAATAATATAATTAAAATAAAAAAGCTTCTCTAAATCTAGAGAAGCTTTAAACTATTAAGGTTATATATTTTAAACTATACCTTGAGCTAACATAGCATCGGCTACTTTAACAAAGCCAGCAATATTGGCACCTTTAACGTAATCTATGTAGCCGTCTTCTTCTTTTCCGTATTCTATACAAGAGTTATGAATATCGGCCATAATTTCTTTAAGCTTTTTATCAACCTCTTCTCGTGTCCATTTATAACGAAGCGAGTTTTGCGTCATTTCTAGACCAGAAGTAGCAACTCCTCCTGCATTAGAGGCTTTTCCTGGGGCAAATAGTATTTTGGCTTTATGAAATTCTGCAATGGCTTCGATAGTAGAAGGCATATTAGCACCTTCACTAACACACATACAACCATTAGCTAATAGCGCTTTGGCATCTTCTTTATTTAATTCATTTTGTGTGGCACATGGTAAGGCAATGTCACATTTTTCATTCCAAGGTGTTTTTCCTTTATGGAATTTAGCTTTAGGATATTCGTTTATATACTCGCTAATTCTGCCTCTTTTTTCATTTTTTAGGTGCATTACAAACTTTAGTTTTTCAGCATCTATACCATCTTCATCATATATATAACCCGATGAGTCTGAAAGGGTAATAACTTTAGCACCCATTTGAATAGATTTTTCTGCAGCGTACTGTGCTACATTACCAGAACCAGAGATGGCTACCATTTTGCCTTCAAAATTATCATTTTTGGTTTTCAACATGTTTTCTGCAAAATATACGGTTCCGTAACCAGTAGCTTCGGGTCTAATTAAAGAGCCTCCCCAAGACATTCCTTTACCTGTTAAAACGCCAGTAAATTCATTTTTTAATTTTCTATACATGCCAAATAAAAAGCCAATTTCTCTTTGTCCTACACCAATATCTCCAGCGGGTATATCGGTGTTAGGGCCAATATGTCTAAATAATTCGCTCATAAAAGCATGACAGAAGCGCATAATTTCATTGTCACTTTTTCCTTTTGGGTCAAAATCACTACCACCTTTTCCGCCTCCCATAGGTAAAGTGGTTAAGCTGTTTTTAAATACTTGTTCAAACGCTAAAAACTTTAAAATACTTGCATTCACCGTAGGGTGAAAACGAAGTCCTCCTTTGTAAGGTCCAATAGCAGAATTCATTTGAACGCGGTATCCTCTATTTACTTGAATTTCACCTTTGTCATCTACCCAACATACTCTAAAAGAGATTAAACGTTCTGGCTCAACCATTCTTAAAAGAATATTTTTACCATAATAAATATCGTTATTTACAATATAAGGTATTACCGTTTCGGCAACTTCTTGAACAGCTTGTAAGAATTCTGGTTCATGACCATTTCTTTGTTTTACAAGGTCTAAAAACTCGTTAATGATATTTTTCATACATTTATATTCTATTATTTTTAAAAAAAATATAATTTATCGATACAAATATACATTATCTTTAAAAAAATATTGATTTTTTTCTGAAATCCTCAACATTAATTTTTTAAAAAGTGGCTAAAATTGTTAATATTTGTTTGTTAGATGAGTTTTTATATATTTGTTTATATTATGCCTCAAAAAACAGAACCTTATTATGCTTAACTTGAAACATTTAGCTACAGTTTTTTGTTTGCTTTTCATCTTTACAAAATCAAGTGCACAATTAGGTTTTTCGCATGAATTGGGGGTGATTGCAGGACCAGTACAATTTAGATCTGATTTTGGTAGTAGGACAGATTCTGAAACTAATTTTGGTAATAGTGGAATTGGAATTGGTATTGTACATTACTTAAACTTCTCATATAGAGCAGATTGTAACTGTTATTCAACAGATACTTATTTTAATGATCATTTTAAGTTAAGAAATGAAATTTCGTGGAATAAGACCAAGTTAGAACATTTAGGTGAATGGGTAGACCCTAGTAAAAATTCACCAGAAGCCAATCAATTGCGGGGGCATACAGGTTATGCTAAAAACTTAGATATTGGTACACAGTTAGAATTTTTTCCAAGAAGTATAAGGTCTTTTCAAGCTTTTGGTTACAGAGTAGCACCATTTGCAAGTTTAGGTGTTCATTACACACATTATATGCCTGAAGTTTCTACAACTTATGCCAACCCCAATCCTGATGCTATTGGCGATGTTACCGATCCTACAAACTTTTATTCTGGTTGGGATCCTGGTTCTGTTGATGCTTCATCAGGAAGTGCTTGGTCTATGGTAACTAGTGTTGGTTTTAGGTATAAAGTGAGTAAACTAGCAGACGTTATGCTAGATTTAAGATGGCAATACTATTTTGATGATTGGGTTGATGGTTTAAACCACCAATTAAGCTATAATAAATATAACGATTGGCTAGTTTGGTTAAATGTTGGCTATATTTTTTATCTAGATTAAGCTTCTACTTCTTTTAGCAAAGCCATTACTATTCCTAAGTGAATGCCTTCATGAAACAGTATAAACTGTAAAGACTCATCAATATTTTTTAATGTATTACCTGTTGTTGAAACTGTATATTCGGTAAATGTGTTGTATAGTCCTTTTTTGTAATTTTCTAATGTGTTATTAATGGTTTTACTTAAAAGGTTTTTAATGTCTTCTACTTCTTCTTTGTTAACCTTGGTTTCTGGTTTAGTGCCCTTTCTGTATTTTTCTATAAGAGAGTTATCAATAACAGTAGGTAATCCAGATAATTTATTAGCCAATAATTGTTCGGTAACAACTATATGACCAATATTCCAGATGATATTATTATTAAATCCTTTGGGTATTTTGTTTAAGTTTTCTAAAGAGGTGTTTTCTATAGTTTTTTGAAAAAATTTTCTAGTATTCTGTAAAACTTCAAAAGGAAAGGCCATAATTTAATTTTAGGTTGCAAATATAGTTTAAATGTTATAATTGCGTTTATTTTTGTGTTAAACCGTTATAAAATGAAAAAAGTTTATTACTTAAAAACGTGCAGTACTTGTACTAGAATTTTAAAAGAACTTAATTTACCTTCAGAATTCATTCTGCAGGATATAAAAAAAGACCCTATTACCGTAAAACAATTAGAAGAAATGAAAGCTCTTGCAGGTAGCTATGAAGCTCTTTTTAGTAAGCGTTCTAAACTATACAAAGAGATGGGACTTAAAAATCAAACACTTGTTGAGCGAGATTTTAAACACTATATATTAGAGCATTATACCTTTTTAAGTAGGCCTGTTATTATTTTAGACGATAAAATTTTTATAGGAAATTCTAAAAAAACAGTAGATGCAGTCAAAACCGCATTATTAAAAGCTTAACCAATAATAAAGGAAACATTTTTAATTAGTTTGAGATGCTGTAATTTGCAATGAATTAGGAGTGCAAATTAAAAATGGTACAATTCTTGAAAATTTGGAAGAAAATTAATGTAACTGTAACAAAATATGATAGTTGCATATATTAAATTTTGTTATATTTAAAATTCAAAGCTATTATCATTTTAATTTAACACCCTAACTTATGAGAAGAGTCTTTAGTTTACTTCTATTAGTATGTCCATTAATTTCAGTTTGGTCTCAACAAGAAAAAGCACCGTTACAATACCCTTTTAATGAAACTGGTACAGAAGCATCAAGAGGTATTTATGGAACAGATGATAGAAGAGATGTTAAAGATGCTCAAGGTATAGAAGATTTTGTAAGAGCCACAGCAGTAATGATTAGTAAAAAAAATATTGTTGGCAACAAAGTTTATGGCTATACACTTAGAGAGCGACTTCAATTTAGATTTAAAAGTAAAAATTTTGATAAAAACATTAAGTTTTTAGACCAACCTACAAGTGCTATGTGTACGGGGTTTTTAATTGCTCCAGATATATTAGCAACAGCAGGCCATTGCATTAAAGAATTAGAAGACGCTGAAGATTATGTTTGGGTATTTGATTATACTAATGAACTTAAGTATAATGACACTTTTAAATACATTGAAATAGACCCAAGAAATGTGTATGAAGTTACTGAGGTTATTAAAGCCCGTTTAGATAATAGTACCGTTGATGATTATTCCTTTTTAAGACTAAACAGAAAGTCAGAAAGAGCACCTTACCGATTTAGAACTAGTGGAAAAATTGGTGATGGGTCTAATGTAAATACCATAGGAAGTCCTACCGGATTACCATTAAAATTTGCCAATAATGCCACCGTAGTTGATAACTCACAACCTACGTGGTTTAAAAATAGTATAGACACCTTTCCAGGGAATTCTGGTGGCCCTGTTTTTAATCCGTACGGATTTATAGAAGGTATTCATGTAAGGGGCGCAGTAGCTCAGTCTCAAGATGGTTCTTATACAGGCGATTATAAGTATGATCCGCTTTGTGATTGTATTAAAACCGTAGAGTTTTTAAGTGCTTATTGGACAGCAGGAGCGCAAGCCCACAGGATAACAGCTGTACCATATAATGTATTGCATGAAGCTATTTATGAAAATATTTTATATGCTATTGAAAATAATTTACAAGATCGTCTTAAATCATGGCTTGCCTACTCTTGGATAGTAGATCATGATTATACAAAAAACAGAGGTAGGTTAGAAATGGTTGCTGCCAAAAACAACAATCTGGATGTTTTAAAAACCATTATTTCATTATCAAAAAATGAAAATATTGATATTTATGGCGAAACTTTAATAAAACAAGCCATTAGTAATAACAATATTAGCATGTTAGAGTATTTATTAGAGCAAAATATTCCTTTTGATGCTACTAGTAAAGAAGCTTCATATTTAATGATGCATGCTTTTACAAACAATAATATAGAAATGGTTTATGCTATGATGGATCATGGCTGGAACGTAAACACAACCGATGATAAAGGAAATAATTTATTACACTTAGCTGCTGCAAAAAATAACATAACATTATTAAAAAAACTTGTTGCAAAAGGCGTAAAAGCTACAGTAAAAAACAAAGACAAAAAAAGGCCAGAGCAAATTGCCAAAAATTATGAGTATAAAACAGCACAGAAGTATTTAAAAAATGTAAGAAAACAGCAAAGTTAATTCTTAGTAATTCACTTTGAAAGTAGTTTTTTGATATTCAATTAATTAATTTATGAAGTTATTTTGAAACCTAAACACGCCATTTACACCTTTATTTTATTGTTTATATCTGTAAATTTAGGATTTGCACAAAACAATAAAGCTTTTACTTGGAATGATACCACGTTGGTTAATTCAAACGAGTGTTTAAGCAATGAAACTAATTTTACTAATTTTAAACTCACCAAAACTACTAATGAAGCCATTAGTAATTTAAATATTTATGTTGAGGTTAATTTTAAAAGTAAAATATTTAACAGCTTAGAAGCTTTTAATAACTTCGATTTAGAGTTTTGGCTACTCTCCATTAAGGCTTTTAAAGCCAATGCTAACTTAAAAATTACAGTAGCTTATAGTGTAAACTCTGTAGCACAAGAACAATTTTTTACTTTCTGTTTAAAATATATTGAAAGTGCTGCAAGAGGCGAAGAAACAGCATCACAAAAAACAGAATATGTTAAGCTTCCGGTTTACTTTGCAACAGATAGAAATAAAGTAAATACAAATAATTTTAATGAAGCCTTTGGGCCTAAACGGTCTAATTTAAAATATGGTATTTGTGAGGTTAGTATTCCTTTAAATCATGATTTGGGTAATATTGAAAGCCCTTCTATTTGGCGATTTGAATTTTCAGAAGACCCTTCAAAACATATCATGATACAAGGTATTAATATGCTTGAAAAAGATAAATTCTTTAAATCTTTATCTAAAGGCATAAAAAAATCAAAATCAAAAAGTACGTTTTTATTTGTGCATGGTTATAACACTTCCTTTAGTGAAGCCGCCAAAAGAACTGCTCAAATATCGCATGATTTACTGTTTGATGGAAAACCTGTTTTTTACAGTTGGCCGTCTCAGGCTTCAATGTTTAAATATCCTAAAGACGAATCTAACATAGAATGGGCAAGACACAACATTAAAAACTTTTTAGAAGATTATATAATAAAGTCTGAAGCAGAAGATATTTATTTGGTAGCCCATAGTATGGGGAATAGAGGCCTTACAAGAGCTATTGTTGATTTAATAACAGAAAAACCACATTTAAGAAAGCATATAAAAGAAATTATTTTAGCAGCACCAGACATTGATGCCGATGTTTTTAAAAATGATATAGCGCCAAAAATGGCATCAAAAATTCAAAAACCAATAACCTTGTATGTATCATCAGATGATTTAGCTTTAAAAGCTTCAAAAGCATTACACGGAAACCCAAGAGCAGGCGATGCTGGAGAAGGTTTAGTTATTGTTAATGGTATTGAAACTATTGATGCTAGTGGGGTTGATACTAGCTTTTTAAGTCATTCTTATTTTGCAGATACAAACACTATTATTTCTGATATTTTCGACATTATAAAATCTGGAAAACGCGCTCTTAACAGAGAACGATTAAAGTTAATGAAACTCTCAAACAAAATTTATTGGCGCGTAAAACATTAAATCCTAATAATTAATATGAAATTAATTTTTTCAACATTGGTAATACTACTTTTATTGCCTTTAACAGTTATTTCTCAAGACAAATACAAAGTAGTTTATGATTATGGTACAGAGAATGT contains:
- the gdhA gene encoding NADP-specific glutamate dehydrogenase; amino-acid sequence: MKNIINEFLDLVKQRNGHEPEFLQAVQEVAETVIPYIVNNDIYYGKNILLRMVEPERLISFRVCWVDDKGEIQVNRGYRVQMNSAIGPYKGGLRFHPTVNASILKFLAFEQVFKNSLTTLPMGGGKGGSDFDPKGKSDNEIMRFCHAFMSELFRHIGPNTDIPAGDIGVGQREIGFLFGMYRKLKNEFTGVLTGKGMSWGGSLIRPEATGYGTVYFAENMLKTKNDNFEGKMVAISGSGNVAQYAAEKSIQMGAKVITLSDSSGYIYDEDGIDAEKLKFVMHLKNEKRGRISEYINEYPKAKFHKGKTPWNEKCDIALPCATQNELNKEDAKALLANGCMCVSEGANMPSTIEAIAEFHKAKILFAPGKASNAGGVATSGLEMTQNSLRYKWTREEVDKKLKEIMADIHNSCIEYGKEEDGYIDYVKGANIAGFVKVADAMLAQGIV
- a CDS encoding glutamate dehydrogenase; this encodes MLNLKHLATVFCLLFIFTKSSAQLGFSHELGVIAGPVQFRSDFGSRTDSETNFGNSGIGIGIVHYLNFSYRADCNCYSTDTYFNDHFKLRNEISWNKTKLEHLGEWVDPSKNSPEANQLRGHTGYAKNLDIGTQLEFFPRSIRSFQAFGYRVAPFASLGVHYTHYMPEVSTTYANPNPDAIGDVTDPTNFYSGWDPGSVDASSGSAWSMVTSVGFRYKVSKLADVMLDLRWQYYFDDWVDGLNHQLSYNKYNDWLVWLNVGYIFYLD
- the recO gene encoding DNA repair protein RecO, whose product is MLITTKAIVLSKIKYKDYDLIVKCYTEQLGVISFILKGVLKSKKNNKKVAYFQPLSQLQLVIQYRENRSLQTIKEVKLNQVYNTLQSNILKSAIVMFLAEILANTLQEEEQNQSLFSYIETTLLWLDQQTEYANFHLLFLLNLTKYLGFYPDTTQTEKPYFNLAEGKFSQTKTNKYCIEDQNLTRLKLLLGTKFDDVSRIKMSSKQRQSFLNMMLLYFELHLGNFKQPKSLQIFNQVFN
- a CDS encoding two-component regulator propeller domain-containing protein, with translation MLMHKSCITLLITLISLLSFSQDFSSSWRGHFSYYNIKEVVQTESKIYAASENAIFSYDLQTNEIREFNTINGLSGETISTIYYSETYQLLIVGYENGLLEIVFEDNENVLTVVDIIEKSTITPTNKSINHINEYQNYIYIATNYGISVYNLERLEFGDTYFIGNTGEQIQVNETAVLDDYIYAVCSDGNGIKKALVSDPNLIDFENWETITTGSYNLIEKHNSKLYTIASNRKIYEIINDNLNERFTYNNLPLDIKSNAEYLVITTQNNVFVYDESFNTISQINIETDFDTTYTSAIINNNNIYIGTTDFGVLKTSISNSISLEEIHPNGPLLNIPFSIEAESNGVWVTFGEYTSQLNPYPLNSRGISHLNGEEWINTKYTELNFQARCLNNISINPYSNNQIFISSFFDGLLEINDEIATNLFNESNSSLEDLIIPSDPSHTGDIRIAASTFDQNGTLWLMNSRVESPLKSYNPSTNQWNSYSFSSIISDPLNDDSGFIDIVVDNNNVKWISSQYHGVIGFNDNGNLKNIVGEDKNFPSRDVRSLAIDKQNQLWIGTLKGLRVLYNTSNFFEDDDVQVEEIIIEEDGIAKELLFQQFVTDIEVDGSNNKWIGTADSGLFYFSSDGQTTIYHFTEDNSPLPSNTINDVSLDTNNGIVYIATNRGLVSYKAGGSSTLENLTNAYAYPNPVRPNFNIADERVKIKDISENVNIKITDIEGNLVAEAQSNINQRYSGYNLEIDGGTAYWNGKNLANNVVASGVYLIMLSDLDTYETKVIKLMVIR
- a CDS encoding TonB-dependent receptor domain-containing protein; its protein translation is MKFFYTLSLFLIAFLNTQAQNIKVINNNTKEPIFGVAIYNVDKSKSTITNFRGEADISEFSDTEYIYFKHLSHILKKLTKQQLGSTKTVLLESNTQGLEEIVISASKFEQSKRDIPQKIVSVNTQNIQFSNPQTSADLLETTGQVYIQKSQLGGGSPMIRGFSTNRLLITVDGVRMNNAIFRGGNLHNVISIDPFSVQNTEVTLGAGAVIYGSDAIGGVMSFYTQKPQLSKNDSLHFQSNAILRYATASNEKTGHFDFNLGYRKWAFATNASYTEFDDLKMGSHGPDDYLRPEFVLTTSAGDEIIENSNNLIQKYSGYNQLNLMQKVKFQPYQNLSFDLGLHYTTTSDIPRYDRLIRYKNGTLRSAEWNYGPQQWFMSNLQITKLSSRSNLYDKIKATLAYQNFKESRKDRDFQSDTRNVRKEAVDAYSFNLDLEKTVSPKTQFFYGLEYVYNKVMSNGTEENITTNTVAPTVSRYPNGASWQSAAVYSSIKYKPNSKFVLQSGLRFNHILSKANFEENNVYLNLPFNTSKNNASALTGTAGISWSPNKTIQWKLNASSAFRAPNIDDIGKVFDSEPGSVVVPNDNLKPEYAYGGELGLKLDFNKKLVLDVSTYYTYLDNALVRRDYTLNGESEIMYDGELSNVQAIQNASKAWIYGFEAGIKMAISNHVTLSSQYSVIGGTEEDEGIEVPVRHVAPSFGNTHLVWDGNDFKIDLFANYNGELSFNQLAPSEIEKDYIYALNANGNPYSPSWYTFNLRTQYQLTQSTILTASLENITDQRYKTYSSGIAAPGRNFIIALKYSL